A stretch of DNA from Micromonospora sp. WMMD1155:
GTGGGCGATGATGACGAGTTCGGGGCGGGTCAGTCTCATGCTGGTGCCTCTCGTGTGGTGCGTGGGTGTGCGCTGCGGGGTGCGGCAGTGGGTGACGGGTGCGGCAGCCGGCGGCGGCGCGCTCGATGCGCGTCGGTGACGTCTGGGGTGTGGTGGCCCGGCTGCTTCGTCGGAGGCCGGGCGTTGCGTTGGTAGACGTTCTGGCGATGTTGCGTCGTGAGTGGGGGAGGCTGGCCGGTCCGGGTTCCATTCGGACCGGCCAGCGTTGCGGGTGCTGTGGTTAGGTGCAGTCGAGTCCGCACCCGGTGCAGACGAGAACCGTTCTGTTGGCGATCCAGTCGGTGAGTTCGTCGTCGGTGGCGGTGCAGTGCTCGGGGATGGCGGCGGGCCAATTGCCGTCGATTACGAGGCGCCCGGGGTAGACCCATTCTTCGATGTGGATGCCGTGGTGCATGACGGGCGGCCCGGGGTGTGGGTTGGCCAGTGGCAGCAGGGCGCGGTGGCGCAGGTTCGTGCCGGTGAGGTCGGTACAGGAGAAGGGCGGCGTCTTTTTCTGTACGGCTCGCCGGTACTGACTGAAGTCCTTATAGGTGGGTGAGGCCAGCTCCGCCCGGTCGATGAGCGCAAGCGCTTCGTAGGGCTCGGCGGCGACGTGGTGGTGGTAGGCGCATTTCAGGTAGCGGGCGGCGTTGGCGTCGCGTTCGGCTTGGCGGGTACGGCGTTCCCGGTGGCTGATGCGGGGGGCGGTGAGGTCTTCGGGGTGGGCGTCGAGGTGGGAGGCGACGGCCTGCGAGATCATTTTTCGGCCGTGGCGCGCGGTGAGGGCTTGAAGGTGGTGGTCGGTGAGGTAGCGAACGGTGAGGCTCTTGGGCAGGTTCACTGGGGCGGCGGCGTAGGCGGTGGCCCAGTCCTGGCAGACGTGGGCGATGGTGATCTGTTCGGCGCGGCTGAGGGAACTCAAGGTTTTGCCTTCCAATGGCGATGCGACGTGGGGTGAGGGGCGGGTGCGGCAGCCGGCGGTGGCGCGCTCGATGCGCGTCGGTGACGTCTGGGGTGGGGTGGCCCGGCCGCCTTGCCGGCGGCCGGGCGATCCGCGCGGGTCAGACGTGTTGGCCGAGTAGGCGGCCGGGGTCGCCGGTGGTGACCCATACGGAGGTGTCTCCGAACAGCCGTCCAGCGCGATTGACGAGCCCGGCGGGGTACACGTCGGGGCGCTGTACGTGGTGCTTGCCGTTCTGCCACAGGTCGAGCAGCAGGGCTGCCAGTCGCAGCGTGGCGCGCATTCGGCCGGCGTTGCAGGCGTCGCAGTGGTGTCGGCGGGCGTACTTGATCAGGGCGACGGTGGCCGCGCGTAGTTCGATGGCGGCGGCGGTGCTGTGGGTGGGTGTCGTGGGCCACGCTGGGGCGTGCTCGCACAGCTGCAGAAAGGTGATGACCTGTGCCATGCGGCGGCGGGCCGCGTCGAGCAGGTTCAGGACGTGTCGCGTGTGGGGGTCGGCGGGAAGGGCCGGGAGCGCGACGGTGGGAGCAGTCAGCGTGGGCATCGTGGGACTCCTCGCATGGGGTTTGGTGGGTGTCCGTTAGGGGTTCGCCGTCCCTGTCGAACAGCTATTACTATACCCGGTTCCGGGTGTTGTGTCTATCTGGGTGGCCCGGAACTGTCCAGGGTTCCGGGCCACCCGGGGTGGGCTAGAAGCGGTAGCGGCGGCGTTGCATCGGGAGCGTTGCCGTGACGGTCGCGCCGATGTTCTGGTGCCACTCCTTGACGCCTCCGCCGCGTCGCTTGGCTGCGTACATGGCGGCGTCTGCCCGCCGGATCAGGTCGACGGCGGTGACGTCGTTGTGGTCCGCGAGGGCGAGCCCGAGGCTCGCATAGCAGCCGAACTGTGTTGCGCCGAGAGTGACGGTTGCCGCGTCGAGCGCCCGGGTGGCGGCCTCGGCGTTGTTTCGGGCGGTGTACATGCCGTCATCGGTGATGATCATGAACTCGTCGCCTCCCATCCGCCCGACCATTGCCCGTGAGAGGTTGAGTGCTGTCAGGGTGTCTGCTACCCGGCAGAGCACGAGGTCCCCGGCGGTGTGGCCGTGCTCGTCGTTGATCTCCTTGAAGCGGTTGAGGTCGAGAAGGGCCACGGCTACCGGGCGGGTTCGGTCGGCGAGCAGGTAGTCCAGGTGCAGGAGCAGGGCGCGGCGGTTCGGCAGTCCGGTCAGGGCGTCGTGGTGGGCCTCGTAGCGGGCGGTGACGAGATCGGTGCGGAGCTTCCTGTTGCGCGCGAGAAGCGCGATGCACGACGCGGTGGTGGTTGCGAGCAGGAGCGTGGATGCGGTGCTCATGCGTCTCCTTGGTTGGGGGTTTGTGTGGTGTGCGGTGGGGGTTCGCCGTCCCCTCCGAACAACTATTACTTTACCCGCTCTTGCGTTCCGTGGCTACCCTGTTTGGCCTGTTCGGACATCGGATTTTATGATCTTGGAAAGTGGGTGCCGGCGGGTACGCCGACCACCGTGCGTGGTGCGGCCGTGGTGCGTCCCCCCACTTCTTCCGGCGGTGGGGGCGAGTTCACTCGACCCGTGGCGCGCACAGTGGAGGTCAAGTCCGGGCGCGGGGTTTCGAGTAAAAGATCATGCGGGGTGTGCATGATGTTTTGCGAGCCGCGGCCGGACTTGACCGGAGCGAGCACGTCGCTAGCCTGTTCGGCCCCCACCGAAGGAGAAGGGGTTTTGAGCAGTGCGGCCGGAGGCCGCTTCCGGTTTCCGGTCCGCTAGGACCGGGCCTGAAACCCGGCAGCACCCGACGGCGGCCCAGTGCGGTCCGCCGTCAGGCGACCTTAGCTACAGGTCCGGGGCGGGCGGCCTGATCCGCTGTACCCGCTGCAAGAGTTCAATGGGTATTTCGGCCGCAGGGGTCCGGGTCCGGGGGTCCAAAGTCGTGCGATAGCCGGTCGTCCACAGTAAGCGCCATTCGTGGGCTCTGTGTCCGGGGCGAGCCCCGTGCGGGTCGCCGCCAGATGTGGCGGCGTCCGACGCCTGGGCGCGGTAGTGGGTCATGTGGCCCGCGATCATGGGGCACGCGGTCACGCTGTAGTGAGCGCACTCGGGGTGCATGGCGGGTTCGGTGCTGATGAGCCGTTCAAAGTCGATGGTCCGCATGGCGAAGACGCACAGCCGGACCATCTGCTCACCGCAGATCTGGCAGAGTTGGTCGATGAAGGCGGCTTGTAGCCGGGCGGCGTCGATCGCTCCGAAGCGGTAACGGCCGTCGGGCATCTGAACGGTGATCCACGGTACGACCAGGCCGCCGACGGTGGGGCGGTGTCGCAGCCGAACGGGGATGGGGATCTCGGGCATGAGCAGTCTTTCTGGCTGTGGTGGTGCCGGCCGGTGTGCCCGGCCGGCACCGACGAATGGGCTGGGGGTGGGCGTCGCCCGGCCTATCCGGTGATGTCCGCGCCGAAGCGGCGCGACATGTTGTCGAGCGGGACCGCCGTGCGGGTCGTGGTGCCGTCGTAGGCGACGCTGAACGCGTGAAAGACCCCGCCGGTCTCGTCCGGTGTGTGCTCGATGTGCTCGACGTGTTGCCCGCTGAAGGTGATGAGTAGCAGGGCGTGGATCGTGGCGGCGTCGTCCGTGGCCCGCGTCCGCCCGGGGTTGGTTGTGGTGACGACAACCGCGACCGAGAAGATGCCGGTGCGAAACACCCGAAGGTCGCAGCTTGCCGGGGTTCCGCCGCCGCTTAGGTAAATCAGGGTGCCCGTCGCTTCGAGCGGGGCCGGTCCGGGAATCGCTGGCAGCGTGTGTGCCGATCCCGGCTGCTCTCGGGTTCCCTCCCAGACGCGATCCGCCTCAAGGTCGGCGCGCAGGGTGTCGGGGATGACGGCGTAAGGGCGCACTGCCTCGATGATGGTGGCAGGGTCGGTGATGCGCGTTTCCACCCCGAGCCACAGCGGCATGTAGTCGGGGTTGTCCTCGTTCAGCTCGCCCTCATTGATCACCTGGGCGAAGTAGCTGCGTAGCGGGCGATCCCACCCCACAACCGCGATGTAGCCGTCCCGGTCGGGGAGGGCGTCGAGCTGATGCCTACTCACGAGAAATCTCCTTGGGGTTTGGTGGTTGTCCTGGTGGGGTTCGCCGTCCCACCCGAACAACTATTACTATACCCGGTTCCGTGTAGGTTGTCTACTTGGGAAGCCTGACAAGAGTGGGGCGAGCGGGGGAGTCGCGTGCGGCGACTCCCCCGGGCGCTGTCACTGCTCGTTCTGGTTCCTGGGGTTGCCGAGCACGTGTACCTGTTGGTTCAGGATGAGCGGCGCGTCGTCCGGCCCCTTGATGTGGGGGCGTACGTAGGTGCGGCGGCGTAGTGCGCGGCCGGGTCCGTAGGGCTGTTCCCGGTAGAACCCTTTGACCCACCATCGGTGGGTGTAGACGCGCGTTGGTGTGTCGTCGGTGGTGTCGCGTCGTGCCTGCTGCTTGCGGCGCAGTCGCACGAGTCGTACGAGTGGGGCGGGTCGGTTGGCGCGTTGGTACGCCTTGCGGGTCGCCTTGTCGGCGGGCTCGTCGGTGATCTCCGCGTCGGGCTGTGTGGTGAGGATCCACGTGGCGATCAGGGAGCACAGCATGAGGCGGGTCTGTTCGCTGGCGGGCGCGTAGGGCTGCCCGAAACGCAGCCCTACGCCGGTGCTCACGGGGACTAGCCAGCCGATATCTTCGCGGAACTTCTGCAATTCGGGCTCGGTGAGCCGCTGGCCTTGCATGAGGCCGTCGGCGGGGCCGTAGAACGTGACCCAGAGGCCACCGGGGACCGGCCCCCATTGTGCGGCGACGACCGGCACCACGAGGCCGGTAATCGGCTCGGTGGGCTGGTATACGGGCGTGTGCCAGATGAGCAGTCCGTCAGGGGCGGGCATCTCGATCTGCTCGATGCGAACGTCGGGGAGGTCGCGTGCCGCGTGCGCGGCCAGGGCGGTGAAGTCGGGGTCGATCCAGAAGATGCGCGCGTTCTCGGCGTGGTTGGCCATGAGGGCGCAATGCTGCCGCAGCAGTTCGGGATTGTGGCGGTCGACGATGACGGCTGGCGCGTCCAGGGGAGCGCCAGGCAGCATGTGTCCGGGGACCTTGTACGTCTCGCCTCGGGCGAGCGCGTCAAGTAGGTGCGCCGGGCCGGCGTTCCGCCAAAAGCGCACGAGCCTGTCTCGCACCTTGGGCAGCATCTGCGGGCGGAGCGATCGAACCTCAGGAGCGGGGACCGTGTCGGCGCTGCCGGTGCTGCCGCGATGAGTGGTGCTGTCGGCCGCTGTCATCGGCTGCCGGGCGGGCGTGATGGGTGTCGCGGTGAACAACGCCCGGTGCATGGAGCGCAGGACTTGCACCGAAATGGTTCCGTCTCGGCGGCTAAAGCGCTTGTAGGCGCGTTGGGTGAGACCTTCGGGGTTCCGCTTTTCGACCAGGCGCGCGCACGTCTCGCACGCGTCCCACTTGTTGCCGAAGTTGTGCAACTGCGCGTCGGCGCGGCCCGTTGATACCGATAGGTCGACGTTTTCGAAGGCGAAGGTTGCCACGGGATGCGGTGCGGAGCAGAAGTCACAAACGGGCTGCCAATTGGCAAGTTGCGCGAGCGGGACGGGGTCCGGATCGTGGTCCTCGAAGCTGCGGCCGGGATGGAGGAAAAACACCTCGTCCCTGGTGGTAACGGCAGTTAGGGATCGGCCGCAGATTCTGCACCCGTACCGGTCAGCCATCGGCAGGGGGCGGTCATGGATACCCATGCGTCTCCTTGGTTGGGGGTTTGTGTGGTGTGCGGTGGGGGTTCGCCGTCCCCTCCGAACAACTATTACTTTACCCGCTCTTGCGTTCCGTGGCTACCCTGTTTGGCCTGTTCGGACATCGGATTTTATGATCTTGGAAAGTGGGTGCCGGCGGGTACGCCGACCACCGTGCGTGGTGCGGCCGTGGTGCGTCCCCCCACTTCTTCCGGCGGTGGGGGCGAGTTCACTCGACCCGTGGCGCGCACAGTGGAGGTCAAGTCCGGGCGCGGGGTTTCGAGTAAAAGATCATGCGGGGTGTGCATGATGTTTTGCGAGCCGCGGCCGGACTTGACCGGAGCGAGCACGTCGCTAGCCTGTTCGGCCCCCACCGAAGGAGAAGGGGTTTTGAGCAGTGCGGCCGCAGGCCGCTTCCGGTTTCCGGTCCGCTAGGACCGGGCCTGAAACCCGGCAGCACCCGACGAGTCGCGTGGGTGTTGGCGGATTCGAGTTCTAGTGGGACAGCTACCGGCGCTGCTCTGCTTGATCAAGGATCGCCCACAGCGTCGCGCGCTTCCATCTGCGGCGGTGGCGGCCTCTGGGGCCGACGTTGTCTTCGTCGGCTTGGCGAAGCACGTCGTCGGGCAGGGCGTTTGGGCTGTTGTATCCGAGGACGCGTGCGGCCTCGGGGCGCCGACGAGTTCATCGGGATCACCGGAGCGGTCGGGGTGGCCCTGGGGTGTGGCGCGAGGGCGACCGGTGTGGGGTGCGCCTTGCCCGGTGCGGCTGTCGGCGATGTCCCACACGGTGCGGCGCTTCCAACGCCGGCGCTTACGGCCGGTGGCCGTGAGGGATTCGTCGTCCACGCGTTCAAGTAGGAGCGGCCAGATTCGGTTTTCTCCTCGCAGTGAATCGGCGCTTTGGTAGCCGAGCATGCGCGCGACGGTGGTGCTGTTCACGAGCTCGTCCGGATCGCCGCTGCGGTCTACGGCGGCGCTCGCGGCGCGTCGGGCCCGATCTCGCGGCAGCTGGTAGGAGGTGATGCTTTCGGTGAGCCATTTGGTGCCGTCGACGCGTTCGGGGAAGCCGTTGGTGGCCCGCTCGCCGTAGAGCCGGTCCAGGTGGCTAAGCGAGATGCCAAGCATCGCTGCGGCCTCGGCGCGGCCTACGCGGCTGCTGTCGTCGGGATTGCGGGTGGCCATGCGCCGATGATGCCGTATCGGCCGGTTGGGTCGCCGTAGGGGCTGCGCGAGCCGCCCGACGCGTGCGTTGATCACTTTTCCTGCTCCGGTGGACGGTGGCGGGTGTCGTAGGATGGGCGGCACGTGTTCGGCGTATGGGCCTTTGGGGGCCTGTGTGGCGTCGGCACCAGGCGGCCGGGGGGAGTTCGCCAAACTAACCCCCCGGCCGTTGCCCTGCCCGCCGACGTGCGGCGGTGCGAGCGGTGGTGTCGCGGGGTCTGGTGACGGTAGGCCGGCGGCGTCACTGGCTCGCTGGCGCGCGAGCGGCGACGTGAAGGTATCGGCGGGCGGTCCTGGCGAGTAGTCCGTACTGGGTGTCCCAGCGCGCGACGATCCGCCCGCTCGACAGGTGCCGCGCTACGTACTCGCGTCGCGGTGCCTGCCAGCCCCCGACGCACACGGGGGTCGACTCGGCAATCAGTTCCCAGCGCTCGCCGTCGGCCGAGGTGACGTGGGCGTGCCGCTCGCGGGTCAGCGACCACTGGTCGCCCTCAACTGTGAGGACCAAGCCGTTGTCGGTACCGTCGCGGAACAGGTGCTGTCGGCCGGCGCAGTCGCGGATCAGCACCACGTCCGCCCGTGCGTCGAGTGGCTGAGGCCGTGTTGCGGCGCACTGCCAGTGACCGCATAGCGGCAGGTGACGTGCCGTCGCACGCTCGGAGTCGGTGAGGGGGGTGGGCGGCATGTCCGGCTCCCTGGGGCAGGTGTGTGGGCTCCGGTGAGGGTTCGCCTCCTCATCCGAACAACTATTACTATACCCGGTTGACGCGCTGGTGTCCAGGCACGGGCGGCGGTTGTAGGGCGGCTCTGCTCGATGGCCCAGCGGCCTCGGGAGGGCGGACGGCGAAGCTGGCAGGCCGTTGCGGCTGGTTGCGAGCGTAGCGAGCGGCCGGGGCGGCCGGTGCCTGCGGGAGCAACGGTCGGGACCGGCGCGGACCGAGGCCGAAAGCTGGGTCCGGCAACCGGAAGGGGCACGCGGCTCCGGCACCGCGCGTGAGGTCTAGCGGTGCTGGCCGGACAACGACCAGAGGCGGGGCATGGCCGTTGCGGTGTTGGTGGCCGTGCCGGTCGGGGGCCCGGTGTGGCCCCCGACCGGCAGGCTTAGGCGGCGAGCGTGCTTTCCAGCTCGGAACCCGAGGGCTCGTCGCTGTCGTCCCGGATGGCGTGGGTCGGCCCCTCGTCCGGTCCGTCCGCGCTGCTGCTGTCAATGGTGTCGGCGTCGTCGCCGATCAGCAGTTCGTCGGGCTCTGGGGTGGCGACGACGCTGAGGCCGGCGCGCTGCTTCGTGTGGTTGGCGGTGGCGTCGATGATGAGTTGTTCGACCTCGCCGACCTGGAAGCCGTTAGCGACGCACCACTGCAACCACTTGCCGACCGTCGGGTCGGGTGCCCGCCACGAGGATCGGGTGATGCCGCTTTCGTTGGCGGCGGCGATGGCAGCGAGTGAGATGACGGAGTAGCGGCCGTCGCTGACGCCCCGGGCGGGAACGCGCTTCGTGCCGGGCCGCCTGGCCTTGCCCGGCGACAACAGGTCGTCGAGCATTTTCCGGCCTCCGTTGATCCAGGTGGAGAGGACGTAACCGGAGTCGGCCAGCATCTCCGCGATCAGCTTCGCCGTGCCCTTGGGCGGGGTCTTGGCGGTCAGGAACGTGGCCAGCCATTCGCGGCGGACGGTGTTGGCGATTTCCATGGCCTTGTTGTTCTCGATGACCCGTCGCCGTTCTGCCTTTTCCTCCTCAGTCATGGGACCGCTGCGAGTGGAGGTCATGGCGTGGGCGGGGAGGGTATGGCCGTACTTGCGCCAGTCGGTGCAGTAGTTCGTCTCCCTCAGTCGGTCGTCGTAGGCGAGGAACAGCCGCACAGCGTGTCCGGGGCAGTCGCTGTGCGCCTCGGCGTCGACGCGGTTGCCCTCGGCGTCGCGCAGGTCGGAAACCTCCTTGATCTTGGGGTCGTTGTACCGAGGGTGTTCGGCCAGCAGCGTCACCCCGGCGGTGACGAGTTCGGCGCGGCGGGCCGCCTCTGCGGCGATGGCGGCGCGGGTGCCGCGATGCTGCTCTACCGCACGGGCGAACGCGAATGGGCCTTCTTCGGCCTCCTTTAGCAGGGTCTCGACACGGTCGGGGTCGTCTGCGAACTCCGCGAGCGCGGCAACCTGGGTGAGGTCCAGCCCGAGGGTGTGGGTGCGCTCGGCGGTGCGCTTGTCCAGGGTGGCGAGTTGCCGACCGGCCCTGATTTGCTCCGGTTGGTAGCCGGTGCGCTCGGCGATGTCCTTGTCGTTCATGCCGTCGAGGGCGAGTTGTTCGATGGCTCGGGCCTGCTGGGTGGCGGTGAGGTCCGTGCGGTGAACCTGCCGGAGCATGCTGATGATTTGCTCGCGGTTGGCGGCAAGGTCCTCGCGCACGATGACCGGGATCCATTCCTGGTCTGCCTCGACGGCGGACCAGTAGCGCTGCTCGCCGTCGATGATCAGATACGGGCCGTCCTCGTCGGGTCCGAGCGGGACGACGATGAGGGGTGAGAGAAGACCGCGAACGCCGTCCTGGTGCAGGTTCTGCACGATGCCGGGCAGGGCCTGCGCATCATCGCGGGCGTTACCGGGGTTCGGCTGGATGTTCTTGACCCGGACCATGCAGTGCCGGCCAGGCAGGGCGGGGGCTTCCTCGGACTCGTCAGTGTCCTCGACGCCTACATGGGTAGCGGGCGTTTCGGCGGCTTCGGTGAGGGGTGCGGCCTCCTGGGGGCCACTCGGGGCCTCGATCTCAGCCGGCGGGTCGAGCTGCTGTGCGGGTGCGGTTTCCGTAAGCACGGTTCGTGCTCCCTTCGGGTTGTGGGTGTGTTGGTTGTCCGGTCGCGTCTGGGGTTGCCGTCCAGAGCGCGCCGGGGCTTATGGGGGTTGTTGCTGGTAGCGGCGGCGGGCTGCGCGCCGAGCGCTGTGGAGTTGTCAAGGAACGGTGCTCGATCGGTCAGGCCGCTGTAGGTAGCGCGGTGAGGTGCGGGCGGTTGGGCGGGGACGGCATGCTGCACCCGGTGCAGGTGCTGTCATCCCAGCGGTGCGGGCTCGCCCCGTCGCCTGCTGGGCACGGGCGACGCTGTAGGTCGGTGATCTCCGCGCGGTTCAAACAGATCGGGCACAGTCCCCAATTGGCGGTCGGCGGACCGGAAATGGGGGTGTCGCAGTCAGCGCAACACCGGCCGGCTTGCCGAAGGGCGCGACCGATGATGTCCGCCGTGGAGATCGCGCGGCGGGCAGCGGGAAGGAGGCTCTTCCACGCGGCAGTTGCCTGCACGCGCTGCCAGTCGTCGTCGGTTAGTGCAGGGAGGCTGGCGGGGTCTTCTGCCTGAGCGTGGAGGTAAGCCTCGACCTCCGCGCGGCCGAACAGGGGGCCGGTCCATTGGAATGTGCGGGCGAGAACGGATACAACGTGCCGGGCGTCGGGCTCGGCGAGGTTGCGGGGTAGTGACACGCCGTGAGGCAGCCCGATGAACAGGGGCATGATTTCTCCATTGACGGTGGAATGACGTCACGGGGCGGCACGCGTCGGACATGCGCAGTCGAGAGCACGGCCGGGGTTGGCGCGGGCCGTCGATGAGCTGGTGCGGCCGGGGGCCGGGTGCCGGCGGGCGGCACCCGGCGGACCGGTCAGACCGTGGCCGCGATCTCCATGGCACGTACGCCGACGCTCTCCATGTCGAACGCGGCATCGGGGTCGCTGAGCGTCTGCGCCGCGCTGGTGACCGCGTGCAGCATCCCGCCGGCGGTGCGGTCCCCGCCGTCGATGAAGTGGTTCAGGATCAGCCGCTGCTCATCCTCGGTGAAACGCAGCTTCTGTCCGACGACCCGAATGGTGTGGTCGGGGTCGGGGATTCGCCGGCCTGCCGTTTCCTCGATTTCCTCGATCTTCCGGCGGACGTAGCGGACGTCGAGGAAGCGGCGCACGGCGTCGCGGGCCTGCTTGCCGATGAGACTGAGGTTTGCCTCGTGGGTGTCGTTGCTCCACCGGATCGTGCCCTCGTCCATCTTCGCGCCGAGGTGCACGGCGCGAAGCGCGTCCTTGGTAATGGTGACGCCGTTGTCGCAGACCTGGACGACGATGCGCGGGGTGACGGTCATCGCGCCGGAGCCGGTTTCGCTGTTGGTGAAGACGAGCCCGGCGAAGACGGTCGGGTTGTCCGCGCCAGTCGCCCCGTTGAAAGGGCTGCGGTAGTTGCGTAGCAGGGTGGGGGCGAGGGACTTGATGGCCTCGGAGTGGACCCGGACGACCATGCGCCGCTCGCTCAGGTCGCACGCGAGTTCCACCCGCAACCCGGACTCGCGGATGCCGGACAACACCGACATCAAAACGTCGAGGTGGTCAATGATCTTGTACCCGTCGCTGAGGAAG
This window harbors:
- a CDS encoding GGDEF domain-containing protein, which gives rise to MSTASTLLLATTTASCIALLARNRKLRTDLVTARYEAHHDALTGLPNRRALLLHLDYLLADRTRPVAVALLDLNRFKEINDEHGHTAGDLVLCRVADTLTALNLSRAMVGRMGGDEFMIITDDGMYTARNNAEAATRALDAATVTLGATQFGCYASLGLALADHNDVTAVDLIRRADAAMYAAKRRGGGVKEWHQNIGATVTATLPMQRRRYRF
- a CDS encoding ParB N-terminal domain-containing protein; translation: MLTETAPAQQLDPPAEIEAPSGPQEAAPLTEAAETPATHVGVEDTDESEEAPALPGRHCMVRVKNIQPNPGNARDDAQALPGIVQNLHQDGVRGLLSPLIVVPLGPDEDGPYLIIDGEQRYWSAVEADQEWIPVIVREDLAANREQIISMLRQVHRTDLTATQQARAIEQLALDGMNDKDIAERTGYQPEQIRAGRQLATLDKRTAERTHTLGLDLTQVAALAEFADDPDRVETLLKEAEEGPFAFARAVEQHRGTRAAIAAEAARRAELVTAGVTLLAEHPRYNDPKIKEVSDLRDAEGNRVDAEAHSDCPGHAVRLFLAYDDRLRETNYCTDWRKYGHTLPAHAMTSTRSGPMTEEEKAERRRVIENNKAMEIANTVRREWLATFLTAKTPPKGTAKLIAEMLADSGYVLSTWINGGRKMLDDLLSPGKARRPGTKRVPARGVSDGRYSVISLAAIAAANESGITRSSWRAPDPTVGKWLQWCVANGFQVGEVEQLIIDATANHTKQRAGLSVVATPEPDELLIGDDADTIDSSSADGPDEGPTHAIRDDSDEPSGSELESTLAA
- a CDS encoding DUF932 domain-containing protein produces the protein MADLTAILNEQHSHKLDIVAGTGMLRAEAGQLRITGAEPILTDTGVTPADGLYLPTEIGDAGLGEKLGIPTAYLRKTRAQALHLYDGNVNGWLDLQHGKRYLARCLSDGNGGGILRAFLSDGYKIIDHLDVLMSVLSGIRESGLRVELACDLSERRMVVRVHSEAIKSLAPTLLRNYRSPFNGATGADNPTVFAGLVFTNSETGSGAMTVTPRIVVQVCDNGVTITKDALRAVHLGAKMDEGTIRWSNDTHEANLSLIGKQARDAVRRFLDVRYVRRKIEEIEETAGRRIPDPDHTIRVVGQKLRFTEDEQRLILNHFIDGGDRTAGGMLHAVTSAAQTLSDPDAAFDMESVGVRAMEIAATV